The Meiothermus sp. CFH 77666 genomic interval AAGGCCCACAACCAGTAGCGGGCCGTGGCACTGGGTTCTCCCCCCTGCGCTTCCAGGGCCAGCGCAATCCGGCGGCATAGGTGCCGGCGCAAAGGCTTGGGCAAAACGGGTGGGGGTGGGGAGGCCTCGAGCTCAGCCCACGCCCGCGCTACCGCGTAAGGCTCCTCTTCCAGCACCGTAGCCCAGAACTCGGGGCGAAGCTCCTCGGCATAAAGGCTTCGAGCCTCCAAGAGGCGTTGGGCCAGTGGGCTCAGGGCGGTGTGCTGGAGTAAGGCCGCCTGGGCCTGGGTAGCCGCCAGGGGCTCTATCCCCAGCTCCTGCCGGAGGGCCTGGCGCAGGTTCTCGTAAAGCTGCCAGGCCGTCTGCGCCCGCCCGGCCTGGGCCTCTAGGCGCATGGCCTCGCGTACCGCGCTCTCGTGCAGGGGATCAAGCTGGATGAGCTCGTAAAGGTACCCCAGTGCTTGCTCCGGCTCAGTCTGGGCGGCATGCCAGAGCCGCTCGCGGCGCAGCCCCTCCAGCCTTTGGCGCTCGAGGGCCAGCCAATCCCAAAACGCAGGGGGCAGGTCATCCGGTAGACCTGGCAAGAGCGGCGCGCGCAGGGCCTCGAGGGTGGGCGCCAGCGAGTCCACCTCGGCATAAAGCGCGGGCCGCTCCCCGTCGAGCAGCCAGATTCCGGCCCCTGGCAGCCGGCGCAGCAGGTAGAGGGCCTGCCGCAGGTTCTGTGCCGGGTTCTTATCCCACAACAGCTCGGCCACCTCGCGCCGGCTGAGCCCCCTGCCCAGCGCCAGCACCCCCAGCAAGGCCCATTGGCGGCCCTTGAGGGAGAGCACTTCCCCCTGCCAGAGGGCCTCGGGCGAGCCCAGGAGCTTGAGGCGGAGCATGACTTCAGTTCACCCCTTCTAATGCTTTATGGGCTCATTTTCCCCGATCTGGGACTCCTGGGGGAAGTGTATCGGCGGCTGTCAAAAATGTTAGTTGGCGACGCCTAAACTCGAGCGCCTAAAAAAGGCGTTGTGCACTCCTGGACAGCTCAAAGCCCCGTTTGTCTTTGTTGATACAGCGCAGCCGGGCCTGGGTCACGTCGCAGCGAAAACCGCCCTCGCTCCAGACCTTGCCATAGGCCAGCACCGGCAGCCTGGGGTCGGCCACGGTGTCCCCCACGCAGAGCCGCTCGGGCCTGCCCCGCTCGCTCAGACCAAAGAAGTTGCCCCAGTCCAGCGAGCAGTCTTTGGGCCTGGCCGGAATGCGGGCCTGGTTTTGGAGCAGGTCGCAGCGCAGCACCGCCTCCTGGGTGAGCCGATCCACATAGGCAAAGCAGTAGATATTGCCCGAGGGGGTTTTGAAGCCCCCCAGCTCAAAGTAGC includes:
- a CDS encoding DUF6636 domain-containing protein, translating into MRKTQLLFMVALSFLALSQALAQGYFELGGFKTPSGNIYCFAYVDRLTQEAVLRCDLLQNQARIPARPKDCSLDWGNFFGLSERGRPERLCVGDTVADPRLPVLAYGKVWSEGGFRCDVTQARLRCINKDKRGFELSRSAQRLF